A single Nostoc cf. commune SO-36 DNA region contains:
- a CDS encoding TrbI/VirB10 family protein: MTNSNQNHEFDYLNENSPDYSPEFNSTNGNHRSTQGTLVADDDISPEEEQLLAGYNPTANHLISEEYRLKQDAEGAVERPLAEKPSVRLGSVVGLVGIVIGSVALIWFGFLQPKPPVKQVVQNPTTSPKDEPVLDESAELKSRLAFQDQRQQLKVEPVAAKFSSPTLQNKPKPTTSPQTFSPRTTRASRITPITPVRISQPAPPVVRYISPNPVSYQPSPRIRQPESNVDPFQKWNQLASLGQSQIGNSKVAETQSEVAINTQTPTASKLTARASISTPQDPGIQTVLIGSKSTDSKTDNLTPGMVGILNRTPVSSADLNVNETKEVALGTSAQGRIIMPMIWDQEGNNKSDRFAIELTKPLTATDGTVALPAGTVLVTKTVAVGKKSNLVSASAIAIIYPDSQGTVKQETIPAETLLIRGRGQQPLIAKKLNDVGTDIAQQDLLVGLLSSLGKVGSIVNQPRTQSSTVVSSGTFNQSTITSNSNPQIWAAALEGFFSPVSERLSRRSDQAVQELLQRPNIQFLPEGTEVSVVVNSFLKVER, encoded by the coding sequence ATGACCAATTCAAACCAAAACCATGAATTTGACTACCTAAACGAAAATTCTCCTGATTATTCGCCGGAATTCAACAGTACTAACGGCAATCATCGCTCTACCCAAGGCACTTTGGTTGCTGATGATGATATCAGCCCTGAAGAGGAGCAGTTGTTGGCAGGTTATAACCCTACCGCAAATCACCTCATTTCCGAAGAATATCGCTTGAAACAAGATGCAGAAGGAGCGGTAGAGCGACCGTTAGCAGAAAAACCTAGTGTTCGACTAGGTTCAGTAGTTGGCTTAGTCGGAATAGTTATTGGCTCTGTAGCACTGATCTGGTTTGGATTTCTCCAACCGAAACCTCCTGTCAAACAAGTAGTCCAAAATCCTACTACATCTCCAAAAGACGAACCAGTTTTGGATGAATCTGCTGAACTTAAAAGCAGATTAGCATTTCAAGACCAACGGCAACAACTCAAAGTGGAGCCTGTTGCTGCTAAATTCTCAAGTCCAACCTTACAAAATAAACCTAAACCAACGACATCTCCTCAGACTTTTTCACCGCGCACAACTCGTGCATCACGTATAACACCAATAACTCCTGTAAGAATTTCTCAACCTGCGCCCCCAGTAGTGCGGTATATTTCTCCCAACCCTGTAAGTTATCAACCTTCACCACGAATACGACAGCCTGAAAGTAATGTCGATCCTTTCCAGAAGTGGAACCAACTAGCTAGCCTGGGACAGTCACAAATCGGTAACTCTAAAGTAGCTGAAACTCAGTCAGAAGTTGCAATTAACACTCAAACTCCAACAGCCTCGAAACTAACAGCTAGGGCATCCATTTCCACTCCCCAAGACCCTGGTATTCAAACAGTTTTAATTGGCTCCAAAAGCACTGACAGTAAAACTGATAACTTGACTCCAGGAATGGTAGGTATCCTAAATCGTACCCCTGTATCTTCAGCCGATCTCAATGTAAATGAAACTAAAGAGGTAGCACTGGGTACATCTGCCCAAGGTAGAATTATCATGCCGATGATTTGGGATCAGGAGGGGAATAATAAGAGCGATCGCTTTGCTATCGAGTTAACCAAACCTCTCACAGCCACAGATGGCACGGTGGCACTCCCGGCTGGTACTGTTTTAGTAACGAAAACAGTGGCAGTAGGTAAAAAGAGTAACTTAGTATCTGCTAGTGCGATCGCAATTATTTACCCTGACTCCCAAGGTACAGTCAAACAGGAAACCATTCCGGCTGAGACTCTGTTAATTCGCGGTCGAGGACAGCAACCGTTAATTGCTAAAAAGCTGAATGATGTGGGGACAGATATTGCCCAACAAGATTTATTAGTTGGATTACTCAGTAGTTTGGGTAAGGTGGGAAGCATAGTGAATCAGCCCCGCACTCAATCTAGCACTGTTGTTTCTAGTGGCACTTTTAACCAAAGTACTATTACTAGTAACTCTAATCCTCAGATTTGGGCGGCGGCGCTAGAAGGCTTTTTTAGTCCAGTCAGTGAACGTCTGTCTAGACGCTCTGACCAAGCAGTACAGGAATTATTACAACGTCCAAATATCCAGTTTTTACCTGAAGGCACTGAAGTCTCGGTTGTCGTTAATAGTTTTTTGAAGGTTGAACGATGA
- a CDS encoding tyrosine-type recombinase/integrase — MKVQKGILPNSNRPVWIVLDDDYLPVSPIQKYLHYLDSVGRSPNTIQTYAYNLKLFWEFLRDSKLDWQEISLSQLSNFIHWLRNPSKSVLSTQPIVSKRCEKTINHCLTTVCGFYEFQERIGATEGVDAYRYQLQPGRKYKPFLHHLSKGKEVKTRLLKIKEPKTFPGCLTPKQVNTLVEACNTLRDKFLIRLLYETGLRIGEVLGLRHEDMVTGKTSEIHVVPRLDNFNLVRAKAGVERTVHVSKELMQWYSAYLCDEYPEEIDCDFIFVVIKAPAQGEIGTPLGYKTVDSLFRRLSQKIGIKVNPHLLRHTHATELIRAGWDMSYVQKRLGHSDIQTTVNTYIHLDDQDMIEEYKKYLAQQESSK; from the coding sequence ATGAAAGTCCAAAAAGGTATCCTCCCAAACTCCAACCGTCCGGTTTGGATAGTGCTGGATGACGATTATTTACCGGTTTCGCCAATCCAAAAGTACTTACATTACCTTGACAGCGTCGGGCGGAGTCCAAACACGATTCAGACCTATGCTTACAACCTGAAACTATTTTGGGAATTTTTGCGAGATTCAAAGCTAGATTGGCAAGAAATTAGCTTGTCACAGCTATCAAACTTTATCCACTGGCTGAGAAACCCGTCGAAGAGCGTTTTATCTACTCAGCCTATTGTTTCCAAACGCTGCGAAAAAACTATCAATCACTGCCTAACAACTGTTTGTGGGTTCTATGAGTTCCAAGAGCGTATAGGAGCAACAGAGGGGGTAGATGCTTATCGCTATCAATTACAGCCAGGGCGTAAATATAAGCCTTTTTTACACCACCTTAGCAAAGGTAAAGAGGTTAAGACGCGACTATTAAAGATAAAAGAACCAAAGACATTCCCTGGATGCTTAACACCTAAACAAGTTAACACCTTGGTTGAAGCTTGTAACACATTACGCGACAAGTTTTTAATTAGGTTGCTATATGAAACAGGTCTACGAATAGGTGAGGTACTAGGACTAAGACATGAAGATATGGTAACAGGGAAAACGTCGGAGATTCATGTTGTACCAAGATTAGATAATTTTAACCTAGTTAGAGCCAAGGCTGGAGTAGAGCGAACAGTTCATGTTAGCAAAGAATTAATGCAATGGTACTCAGCCTACCTCTGTGATGAGTACCCAGAAGAAATTGATTGTGACTTTATCTTTGTAGTTATCAAAGCTCCTGCTCAAGGAGAAATTGGTACACCTTTGGGATACAAAACTGTTGATAGTTTGTTTAGAAGGTTATCTCAAAAAATAGGAATTAAGGTAAACCCTCATTTATTAAGGCATACTCATGCAACAGAATTAATTCGTGCAGGATGGGATATGTCTTATGTACAAAAGCGATTAGGTCACTCTGATATTCAGACAACGGTTAACACCTATATTCATCTTGATGATCAAGACATGATTGAAGAGTACAAAAAATATTTAGCACAACAGGAGTCATCAAAATGA
- a CDS encoding IS1634 family transposase → MFSTKDLELKKIDHLGIVAGIVDSIGIVEIINNLLGSEPGEKVSAGQVVKAMILNGLSMMSQPLYMFPKFFELIACEHLIGVGVKAEYLNDDKLGRVLDKLFIKGLDTVFLAVSLNAVEIYQISLSSSHLDSTSFHVDGEYENSLPSVIFENQKESGSLEKENKESQSPQAIKLTYGYSRDHRPDLKQFITQLVCSGDGDIPIYIKAVSGNEVDSKKFGEIAVEYQKRIQVDSLIVADSALYTESNIKLMSSLKWLTRVPLTIKSAKNLVMSLAESEFVKSEKVGYSYAEKKITYGDIEQRWLIVQSQDRKKSDLKKLSKKIEKALTNTQTKLKNLSQEKFACAADARKELTKISKEFKYHQVENIEVIEKDPNVKEENQSKYYQILATVSENKDVIDQEILSAGRFIIATNVLSETELSSEKMLSEYKAQQSCERGFSFLKNPLFLADSIFLKSPERIEALAMIMGLCLLVYTLAQREIRAALKSLNYTVKNQLGKAINNPTMRWIFQCFQSVHLVTFQQKTDFYNLTSEMKYILLFLPEACRNYYRYIS, encoded by the coding sequence ATGTTTAGTACCAAAGACCTTGAATTGAAGAAGATTGACCATTTAGGGATAGTAGCAGGAATAGTAGATTCAATTGGGATTGTAGAAATAATTAATAATTTACTAGGGTCAGAGCCAGGAGAAAAAGTTAGTGCAGGTCAGGTAGTAAAGGCGATGATTTTAAACGGCTTAAGTATGATGTCACAGCCGTTATATATGTTTCCAAAATTCTTTGAATTAATTGCTTGTGAACATTTAATTGGTGTAGGAGTAAAAGCAGAATATCTCAATGATGATAAATTGGGGAGAGTATTAGATAAATTATTTATAAAAGGACTAGATACAGTATTTTTAGCCGTCAGTTTAAATGCAGTAGAAATATATCAGATATCACTCTCATCATCACACTTGGATTCAACATCATTTCATGTAGATGGAGAATATGAAAATAGTTTACCATCAGTGATATTTGAAAATCAAAAAGAATCAGGTTCATTAGAAAAAGAAAATAAAGAGAGTCAATCACCTCAAGCGATAAAGCTGACCTACGGTTATTCAAGAGATCATCGTCCAGATTTAAAACAATTTATTACACAATTAGTATGTTCAGGAGATGGAGATATACCAATATATATAAAAGCAGTATCAGGGAATGAAGTTGATTCTAAAAAGTTTGGAGAAATAGCAGTTGAATATCAGAAAAGAATACAAGTTGATAGTTTAATAGTAGCAGATAGCGCATTATATACAGAATCAAATATCAAGTTAATGTCGAGTCTCAAATGGTTAACCAGAGTACCCTTGACGATAAAATCAGCAAAAAACTTAGTGATGAGTTTAGCAGAATCGGAATTTGTTAAAAGTGAAAAAGTAGGATATTCTTATGCCGAAAAGAAAATAACTTATGGAGATATAGAACAAAGATGGTTAATCGTACAAAGCCAAGATAGAAAAAAATCTGACTTAAAGAAATTATCAAAGAAAATAGAAAAAGCTTTGACTAATACTCAAACTAAGTTAAAAAACCTATCGCAAGAAAAATTTGCTTGTGCTGCTGATGCTAGAAAGGAATTAACCAAAATAAGTAAAGAATTTAAATATCATCAAGTAGAAAATATCGAAGTTATCGAAAAAGATCCTAACGTCAAAGAAGAAAATCAATCAAAATACTATCAAATCTTAGCAACTGTTAGTGAAAATAAAGATGTTATTGACCAAGAAATATTAAGTGCAGGAAGGTTTATAATTGCGACAAATGTTTTGTCAGAAACTGAACTGAGTAGTGAGAAAATGCTGTCCGAATATAAAGCACAACAATCATGTGAGAGAGGATTTAGTTTTCTCAAAAATCCTTTATTTTTAGCAGATAGTATTTTTCTGAAAAGCCCAGAAAGAATAGAAGCATTGGCAATGATAATGGGGTTATGTCTGCTAGTCTATACTCTAGCACAAAGAGAAATTAGAGCAGCTTTAAAATCCTTAAACTATACTGTAAAAAATCAATTGGGCAAAGCCATCAACAATCCAACTATGCGGTGGATATTTCAATGTTTTCAATCAGTTCATCTTGTTACTTTTCAACAAAAAACAGACTTTTATAATTTGACATCTGAGATGAAGTACATTCTCTTATTCCTCCCCGAAGCTTGCCGTAATTACTACAGATATATAAGTTGA
- a CDS encoding ATP-binding protein, with translation MLLIKQKYLRYRIAFFSVGVTLLVKLGLEHLTGITSYFSLWLIAISISTWYGSIISGLISVFLAALASHYFFTDPSSTLDNLEFVLFVIEGLLITALTANFQSSKHQSDTDKTEAQINLKDLLQSQRSLRKGEELYRTLTQNLPNGVVFLFDRDMRFMGAEGTELQIFGLPKEEFQGKILHETVLPETYDLIEPAYRSTLQGTPMCIEIPYNNQVYLIQTFPVKDENSKIMTGLAIFQNVTNRKQAEAKIIKLNQALNRRVKELQTLLEVIPTGIGIAEDPECRTIRANPALAKLLGIPVDANASLSAPNDERPTNFKVYQSGRELAPEELAMQYVTTHGVEILDSEIEVVRNDGVRINLSQYATPLFDEDGKVRGCVSIFLDITQRNQAEKKLQAARDQLQTVLEAVPGIVSWVSSDLGYLGVNKHLADSFNLSPEAFVGQDIGFLASGNGFREFVQNFFAGDESEALYELKSISADRSYLIVAQKYDQNKAAFLIGIDITEQKRVEEELRQKTEELAEINRVKDEFVAVLSHELRTPMHNLHGWAQLLLTESEMDEALKIEGLETIERNARLQVRLIDDLLDLARMQKGEMNLEIEPVDLASVIRSAADTIRLSAETKGIQIQLYLDAAVSNVLGDAIRLQQVVWNLLSNAIKFSSKNESVEVRLEEVESQAQITVIDRGRGIEAEFIPFVFERFSQRDASTTRSAGGLGLGLAIALTIVELHNGNITAASAGFGKGSTFTVRLPIVTMRGQLSNDKVVGELLHGNKEIAQLQNLCILVVDDDADARMLMQTVLQSAGADVLVAASVKEALALLEQRLPTLLISDISMPDEDGFTLIRQVRSRTMEEGGQIPAIALTAFAGAKNEQRILKAGFQLFIAKPIEPMELVDKVVETLKT, from the coding sequence ATGTTATTGATCAAACAAAAATACCTGCGCTACAGGATTGCATTTTTCAGTGTGGGAGTAACCTTGCTAGTCAAGTTGGGACTAGAGCATCTAACTGGAATCACAAGTTATTTCAGTTTATGGCTAATTGCTATCTCTATAAGTACTTGGTACGGTAGCATCATTTCAGGATTGATATCAGTGTTTTTGGCTGCTTTAGCTAGTCATTACTTTTTTACAGACCCATCTTCTACTCTCGATAATCTGGAATTTGTATTATTTGTTATCGAGGGTCTATTAATTACTGCGCTAACTGCTAACTTCCAGTCGAGCAAACACCAGTCAGATACTGATAAAACAGAAGCCCAAATCAATCTAAAAGATTTATTACAGAGTCAGCGTTCACTCCGTAAAGGTGAAGAACTATACCGAACATTAACCCAAAATCTACCCAATGGAGTAGTTTTTCTCTTTGATCGAGATATGCGCTTTATGGGTGCTGAGGGTACAGAACTGCAAATCTTTGGTTTACCGAAAGAAGAGTTCCAAGGTAAAATACTGCACGAAACTGTTCTCCCTGAGACTTACGATCTGATAGAACCAGCTTACCGTAGTACCTTACAGGGTACTCCAATGTGTATTGAAATTCCTTATAACAATCAAGTTTATTTAATACAAACTTTTCCAGTCAAAGATGAAAATAGCAAAATTATGACGGGTTTAGCAATCTTCCAAAATGTCACGAACCGCAAACAAGCAGAAGCAAAAATTATCAAGCTAAACCAAGCTTTAAATCGGCGAGTTAAAGAACTACAAACTTTGTTAGAGGTGATTCCAACTGGCATTGGTATTGCAGAAGATCCAGAATGCCGAACTATTCGAGCTAACCCGGCTCTTGCCAAACTGCTGGGCATACCTGTTGACGCAAATGCCTCTCTCAGCGCTCCTAATGATGAACGTCCAACTAACTTTAAAGTTTACCAGTCAGGCAGAGAACTAGCTCCAGAAGAACTGGCTATGCAATATGTTACCACTCATGGTGTGGAAATACTGGATTCTGAGATTGAGGTGGTTCGTAATGATGGTGTGAGAATTAACCTTTCGCAGTATGCTACCCCTTTATTTGATGAAGATGGAAAAGTGCGGGGGTGTGTAAGTATATTTCTAGATATTACCCAGCGCAACCAGGCAGAAAAAAAACTGCAAGCTGCTAGAGATCAGTTGCAGACTGTACTGGAGGCTGTACCTGGAATTGTATCTTGGGTCAGTTCCGATTTGGGCTATCTAGGTGTCAACAAGCACTTAGCTGATAGTTTTAATTTGTCTCCCGAAGCTTTTGTTGGTCAGGATATTGGTTTCTTAGCTAGTGGTAATGGGTTTCGTGAGTTCGTGCAAAATTTCTTTGCTGGAGATGAATCTGAAGCACTATATGAGTTGAAATCCATAAGCGCAGATCGTAGTTATTTAATTGTGGCTCAAAAATATGACCAGAACAAAGCCGCATTTTTAATCGGCATTGATATCACTGAACAAAAGCGTGTTGAGGAAGAACTGAGACAAAAGACTGAGGAACTGGCAGAAATAAATCGAGTAAAGGATGAATTCGTCGCTGTCTTGTCTCATGAGTTACGTACTCCCATGCATAATCTCCACGGCTGGGCGCAACTATTGCTAACTGAATCTGAGATGGATGAAGCACTGAAAATTGAGGGACTGGAAACGATTGAGCGGAATGCCCGTCTGCAAGTTCGCTTAATTGACGATTTGTTGGATTTGGCTAGGATGCAGAAGGGCGAGATGAATTTGGAAATCGAACCTGTTGACCTAGCAAGTGTAATTCGGTCAGCAGCAGATACTATTCGATTGTCAGCCGAAACAAAAGGCATTCAAATTCAGTTATATCTTGATGCTGCTGTGTCCAACGTTTTAGGTGATGCCATTCGTTTACAACAAGTGGTTTGGAATTTGCTTTCAAATGCAATTAAGTTTAGTTCCAAGAATGAAAGTGTAGAGGTCAGGTTGGAGGAAGTTGAGTCTCAGGCTCAGATTACTGTTATTGATAGAGGGAGGGGCATAGAAGCAGAATTTATACCATTCGTCTTTGAACGGTTTAGTCAGCGTGACGCTTCCACTACTCGTTCTGCTGGTGGATTAGGGTTAGGACTTGCGATCGCTCTAACAATTGTAGAACTTCACAATGGCAATATCACAGCAGCCAGTGCGGGATTCGGCAAGGGTTCGACCTTCACGGTGAGGCTACCTATCGTGACAATGAGAGGGCAGTTAAGCAATGATAAAGTAGTAGGAGAATTGCTGCATGGCAATAAGGAAATTGCCCAGTTGCAGAATTTGTGCATTCTGGTTGTGGATGACGATGCAGATGCTCGGATGTTAATGCAGACTGTTCTTCAGAGCGCTGGGGCAGATGTATTAGTGGCAGCATCAGTAAAAGAAGCATTGGCACTTTTAGAACAGCGATTGCCCACTCTACTGATTAGTGATATCAGTATGCCAGATGAGGATGGCTTTACCTTGATTCGTCAGGTTCGCTCCCGCACTATGGAGGAAGGGGGACAAATTCCGGCGATCGCTCTCACTGCTTTTGCTGGAGCCAAAAATGAGCAACGTATTTTAAAAGCAGGGTTTCAACTTTTTATTGCCAAGCCAATTGAGCCAATGGAACTCGTGGATAAGGTGGTTGAAACGTTAAAAACCTAA
- a CDS encoding AAA family ATPase — protein MKITKIELKNFRAFYGEHTIDLGKKGKNLLIYGENGSGKSSLLKAIELFIDSHVRDIQFSQHRNFFVTDADGGYVKISMRSSERDPEITYEWSDITRETHVPVIIEASKTKGSLDYKSLLEIYFPHIKDSEVDLFNLLIKTILSNSTNNLTGKRFSEEWAEIEQRIPRSRKHTRKVQELENSLTDFNFGLSSILNQLKNEAANILERFGYPVLLDFDFQGVTPDLENKCLKGNEVILRVDFLNTKFPLAHQFLNEAKLSAISLAIYLAALRVNPSSALKVLVLDDVLIGLDMSNRLPIINILKDQFNDYQIFLMTYDKEWYEILKRHFPSWKTIELYAGHASDYEMPVLVENKKYLDKAKAYLQANDHKAAAIYLRTAFEVKIKWFCEKMNIAIKYREKPKDLSTNDFWEPIKNAKNSDGTPKYINEDLVFHVELYRSFIMNPLSHAQLAIAPRQEIQDAIDTVERLEQALDAIVIV, from the coding sequence ATGAAAATCACGAAAATCGAACTGAAGAACTTTCGAGCTTTCTATGGGGAACACACAATCGACTTAGGTAAAAAAGGTAAAAATCTACTCATTTATGGTGAAAATGGCAGTGGTAAATCTTCCCTACTAAAAGCAATTGAGCTATTCATCGATTCTCATGTACGCGACATCCAATTCTCTCAACATCGCAATTTTTTTGTAACTGATGCTGATGGCGGCTATGTCAAAATCTCTATGCGCTCTAGCGAACGCGACCCCGAAATCACTTACGAATGGTCGGATATCACCCGCGAAACCCATGTCCCTGTCATCATCGAAGCCTCAAAAACAAAGGGGAGTCTGGATTACAAATCTCTCTTAGAAATCTACTTTCCTCATATCAAAGATAGCGAAGTTGACCTGTTTAACCTATTAATAAAAACTATCCTCAGCAACAGCACAAATAATCTTACAGGCAAACGTTTTAGTGAAGAATGGGCAGAAATCGAGCAACGCATCCCTCGCAGCAGAAAGCATACTCGTAAAGTACAAGAACTAGAAAATAGCCTCACTGACTTCAATTTTGGTCTGAGTAGTATTCTAAATCAGCTGAAAAACGAAGCAGCGAATATTCTCGAACGCTTTGGTTATCCTGTTCTTCTCGACTTCGACTTTCAGGGAGTCACTCCCGATCTAGAAAACAAATGCTTAAAAGGTAATGAAGTTATTCTGCGTGTTGACTTCCTTAACACTAAGTTTCCCTTAGCTCATCAGTTTCTTAACGAAGCCAAACTATCAGCAATCTCGCTTGCGATTTACTTAGCTGCTTTGCGAGTCAATCCAAGTAGCGCTTTAAAAGTCTTGGTACTTGATGACGTGTTGATTGGCTTAGATATGTCTAACCGTTTGCCTATCATCAACATTCTAAAAGACCAGTTTAACGATTACCAAATCTTCTTGATGACCTACGATAAAGAATGGTACGAAATTCTGAAGCGACATTTTCCTTCTTGGAAAACTATTGAACTCTATGCAGGACATGCAAGCGATTACGAAATGCCAGTCCTTGTCGAAAACAAAAAATATCTGGACAAAGCTAAAGCCTATTTACAAGCGAATGACCACAAAGCAGCTGCAATTTACTTACGCACAGCTTTTGAGGTCAAAATCAAATGGTTTTGCGAAAAGATGAATATTGCCATCAAGTATCGTGAAAAACCAAAAGACCTCAGTACCAATGACTTTTGGGAACCCATCAAGAATGCTAAAAACTCAGACGGCACTCCAAAATATATTAACGAAGATTTAGTGTTTCATGTTGAACTTTATCGCAGTTTTATCATGAATCCCCTCAGTCATGCTCAACTGGCGATCGCACCAAGACAAGAAATTCAAGACGCAATAGATACTGTCGAACGTTTAGAACAAGCCCTTGATGCAATCGTAATCGTTTAA
- a CDS encoding four helix bundle protein: MNKEAIKDHKDLGIYKIAFEAAMKIFELSKKFPVEERYSKTFQIRRSWRSVCANMAEAWRKRRYEAAFIAKLNDCVRAACRRQAEAAETQTWIEFAVKCNYMNVEVGREIYANYNQVLSGLVNMINNPSPWLRNH; the protein is encoded by the coding sequence ATGAATAAAGAAGCAATCAAAGATCATAAAGATTTGGGAATTTATAAAATTGCCTTTGAAGCAGCAATGAAAATTTTTGAGTTATCAAAGAAGTTCCCTGTCGAGGAGAGATATTCCAAAACTTTTCAAATTCGTAGATCATGGCGTTCTGTGTGTGCCAATATGGCAGAAGCATGGAGAAAACGGCGTTATGAAGCAGCTTTTATCGCTAAATTAAATGATTGTGTTCGCGCAGCGTGTCGTAGACAGGCAGAAGCTGCCGAAACTCAAACCTGGATTGAATTTGCTGTCAAATGCAACTACATGAATGTAGAAGTAGGACGAGAAATTTATGCAAATTACAACCAAGTTTTATCTGGTCTGGTGAATATGATTAATAATCCATCACCTTGGTTGAGAAATCACTAA
- a CDS encoding TaqI-like C-terminal specificity domain-containing protein codes for METMRMSLGEYVNLGEYANGKIYHGIKTGFNKAFVIDGIKRAELVAKDPKSAEIIKPLAVSEDVRKWHIRENDRWLIFTRRGININHYTAIKEHLEQWRDDLTQKQSSSHVKSRKAGRYQWYEIPDDVAHYQAFEAPKIIYPDMTTESRFAFDTKKYYLGNGISFIAKNDLFLIAILNSSIVWSYCRENVSFLNGALRFSRQVVEKIPIPTATEPQHKAIETLVSYVLYLSEQLKDIPSHGEKLMEVADDKLMLSYFEQIIDAVVIELYLPDELHAHDKQFMRHLLQENLQSLDKIQSDKMQALREIFRRLFDREHPIRVSIFFLDSVPVVRTIRGVA; via the coding sequence ATGGAAACTATGAGAATGTCTTTGGGTGAATATGTGAATTTGGGTGAATATGCGAATGGGAAAATTTATCACGGTATCAAAACAGGTTTCAATAAAGCTTTTGTTATTGATGGAATCAAACGCGCTGAACTGGTTGCCAAAGATCCGAAAAGTGCAGAAATCATCAAGCCTTTAGCAGTAAGTGAGGACGTGCGGAAGTGGCACATTCGAGAAAATGATAGATGGCTGATTTTTACGAGAAGAGGAATCAACATTAATCACTATACTGCTATTAAGGAACATCTAGAGCAATGGAGAGATGATTTAACCCAAAAGCAAAGTAGTTCACATGTAAAAAGCAGAAAAGCTGGACGATATCAGTGGTATGAAATCCCAGATGATGTTGCCCACTATCAAGCTTTTGAAGCACCGAAAATAATCTATCCTGACATGACAACAGAATCTCGCTTTGCTTTTGACACAAAAAAATACTATCTGGGAAATGGAATTTCTTTTATTGCTAAGAATGATCTATTTTTAATCGCAATACTAAACTCATCAATTGTATGGAGTTATTGCAGGGAAAATGTAAGTTTTTTAAACGGAGCATTACGTTTTTCCCGTCAAGTTGTAGAAAAAATTCCTATCCCAACTGCCACAGAACCACAGCACAAAGCAATAGAAACCCTAGTTAGCTATGTCCTGTACCTCTCAGAACAACTCAAAGACATACCTAGTCATGGCGAAAAGCTCATGGAAGTCGCAGACGACAAACTGATGCTGAGTTATTTTGAGCAAATTATTGATGCAGTAGTGATAGAGCTATATTTACCCGACGAACTCCATGCCCACGACAAACAATTTATGCGTCATCTCCTACAGGAAAACTTACAAAGCCTAGACAAAATTCAAAGCGATAAAATGCAAGCACTCCGGGAAATCTTTCGACGGTTGTTTGACAGAGAGCATCCAATCCGTGTAAGTATATTCTTTTTGGATAGCGTACCTGTTGTGCGTACAATTCGAGGAGTTGCATGA